The Kitasatospora paranensis genome has a window encoding:
- the dacB gene encoding D-alanyl-D-alanine carboxypeptidase/D-alanyl-D-alanine endopeptidase, translating to MGRVGRALLAAAVGAALAVAGTTALPAGAAQLPGARSQGPAHPDVRQARDDVPDAGGARRAALDAGPVLAATADAAGSPVPGAEALRQALGDSVRDPSLGSLNMAVADAVTGTLLYGAGETEPVTPASTTKLATAVAALALVPPATRLATTVVRGDRPGTVVMVGGGDPTLTVLPADQIRIGGAPVDDDTAPASLADLAARTAAALKAAGTTAVHLDYDTSMYSGPLLHPEHDAMNIAAVTPLMVDEGRVAPLSPDEAPARVYDPAGQAANALADRLRAAGITVDGTPAQVTAPAGAAVLGRVFSPTVPRLIERMLTTSDNTLAEAVARQAAIAAHRPASFEGAAAATLATLAGLGVPTAGMVLADGSGLSKTDRIPALALTELLARAASPAHPELRPVLTGLPVAGFTGTLVNRFGERSGAGQAAGLVRAKTGTLSGVNTLAGTVVDADGRVLTFALMTRTGAYPGSARDAVDRIVARLASCGCR from the coding sequence GTGGGACGCGTCGGCAGGGCGCTCCTCGCGGCAGCGGTGGGGGCGGCGCTCGCCGTCGCGGGCACGACGGCCCTGCCGGCCGGTGCGGCGCAGCTCCCGGGAGCCCGCTCGCAGGGCCCGGCCCACCCGGACGTGCGACAGGCCAGGGACGACGTGCCGGATGCGGGCGGCGCCCGCCGCGCCGCCCTGGACGCCGGCCCGGTGCTCGCCGCCACCGCGGACGCGGCCGGCAGCCCCGTCCCCGGCGCCGAGGCCCTGCGGCAGGCACTCGGTGACAGCGTCCGCGACCCGTCGCTGGGCAGCCTGAACATGGCCGTCGCCGACGCCGTCACCGGCACCCTGCTGTACGGCGCGGGCGAGACCGAGCCGGTCACCCCCGCCTCGACCACCAAGCTCGCCACCGCGGTGGCCGCCCTGGCGCTCGTCCCGCCCGCCACCCGGCTCGCCACCACCGTGGTGCGCGGCGACCGGCCGGGCACCGTCGTGATGGTCGGCGGCGGCGACCCGACCCTCACCGTGCTCCCGGCGGACCAGATCCGGATCGGCGGAGCACCGGTGGACGACGACACCGCCCCCGCCTCCCTCGCCGACCTCGCCGCACGGACGGCCGCCGCCCTCAAGGCCGCCGGCACCACCGCCGTCCACCTCGACTACGACACCTCGATGTACAGCGGCCCGCTGCTCCACCCGGAGCACGACGCGATGAACATCGCCGCCGTCACCCCGCTCATGGTGGACGAGGGACGGGTCGCCCCGCTCTCCCCGGACGAGGCGCCGGCCCGCGTCTACGACCCGGCCGGCCAGGCCGCGAACGCGCTCGCGGACCGGCTCAGGGCGGCCGGCATCACCGTCGACGGCACGCCCGCCCAGGTCACCGCACCCGCCGGGGCCGCCGTGCTCGGCCGGGTGTTCTCGCCGACCGTGCCGCGGCTGATCGAGCGGATGCTCACCACCTCCGACAACACCCTCGCCGAGGCCGTCGCCCGGCAGGCCGCGATCGCCGCGCACCGGCCCGCGAGCTTCGAGGGCGCCGCCGCCGCGACGCTGGCCACCCTGGCCGGGCTCGGCGTGCCGACGGCCGGCATGGTGCTCGCCGACGGCAGCGGCCTCAGCAAGACCGACCGGATCCCGGCCCTCGCCCTGACCGAGCTCCTCGCCCGGGCCGCCTCGCCGGCCCACCCCGAGCTGCGCCCGGTGCTGACCGGTCTGCCGGTGGCCGGCTTCACCGGCACCCTGGTCAACCGGTTCGGCGAGCGGTCCGGCGCCGGGCAGGCGGCCGGCCTGGTCCGGGCGAAGACCGGCACCCTGTCCGGGGTCAACACGCTGGCCGGCACCGTGGTCGACGCCGACGGCCGGGTGCTCACGTTCGCCCTGATGACCCGCACCGGGGCGTACCCGGGGTCCGCCCGCGACGCGGTCGACCGGATCGTCGCCAGGCTCGCCTCCTGCGGCTGCCGCTGA
- the hpt gene encoding hypoxanthine phosphoribosyltransferase: MLISKDEIDAKLAELAERIDRDYAGRDLLLVGVLKGAVMVMADLARTLHSQVTMDWMAVSSYGMGTKSSGVVRILKDLDTDIAGRDVLIVEDIIDSGLTLSWLLGNLGSRGPASLEVCTLLRKPDAAKVEIDVKYVGFDIPNEFVVGYGLDYAEKLRNLPFIGTLAPHVYGG; this comes from the coding sequence GTGCTCATCAGCAAGGACGAGATCGACGCCAAGCTGGCCGAGCTGGCCGAGCGGATCGACCGGGACTACGCCGGCCGGGACCTGCTGCTCGTCGGCGTCCTCAAGGGCGCCGTCATGGTGATGGCCGACCTCGCCCGGACGCTGCACTCGCAGGTGACCATGGACTGGATGGCCGTCTCCTCGTACGGGATGGGCACCAAGTCCTCCGGCGTGGTCCGGATCCTCAAGGACCTGGACACCGACATCGCCGGCCGTGACGTGCTGATCGTCGAGGACATCATCGACTCCGGTCTGACGCTGTCCTGGCTGCTGGGCAACCTCGGTTCGCGGGGCCCGGCGTCGCTGGAGGTGTGCACCCTGCTGCGCAAGCCGGACGCCGCCAAGGTCGAGATCGACGTCAAGTACGTCGGCTTCGACATCCCCAACGAGTTCGTCGTCGGCTACGGCCTCGACTACGCCGAGAAGCTGCGCAACCTGCCGTTCATCGGCACCCTGGCGCCGCACGTCTACGGAGGCTGA
- the folE gene encoding GTP cyclohydrolase I FolE, translating to MIDPVTLEGEPVIGRFDQKRAENAVRELLLAVGEDPDREGLLETPARVARAYQEIFAGLWQEPEDVLTTTFDLGHDEMVLVKDIEVFSTCEHHLVPFRGVAHVGYIPSTSGKITGLSKLARLVDVYARRPQVQERLTSQVADALMRILEPRGAIVVVECEHMCMSMRGIRKPGAKTITSAVRGQLRDPATRAEAMSLIVAR from the coding sequence ATGATCGACCCGGTGACTCTTGAGGGTGAGCCCGTCATCGGGCGGTTCGACCAGAAGCGGGCCGAGAACGCCGTTCGTGAGCTGCTGCTCGCGGTGGGCGAGGACCCGGACCGCGAGGGCCTGTTGGAGACCCCGGCCAGGGTGGCCCGGGCCTACCAGGAGATATTCGCGGGCCTGTGGCAGGAGCCGGAGGACGTCCTCACCACCACCTTCGACCTGGGCCACGACGAGATGGTGCTGGTCAAGGACATCGAGGTCTTCTCGACCTGCGAGCACCACCTGGTGCCGTTCCGCGGGGTCGCCCACGTCGGCTACATCCCGTCCACGAGCGGCAAGATCACCGGGCTGTCGAAGCTGGCCCGGCTGGTCGATGTCTACGCCCGCCGCCCCCAGGTCCAGGAGCGGCTGACCAGCCAGGTCGCCGACGCGCTGATGCGCATCCTGGAGCCGCGCGGCGCCATCGTCGTCGTCGAGTGCGAGCACATGTGCATGTCGATGCGCGGCATCCGCAAGCCCGGCGCCAAGACCATCACCTCGGCCGTCCGGGGCCAGCTGCGCGACCCGGCCACCCGCGCCGAGGCGATGAGCCTGATCGTCGCGAGGTAG
- a CDS encoding alpha/beta hydrolase, producing MELTSRSLVYVLTATAAVALIATLWLWPRLARQRPLPMLGRLCLLTVTQVSVLAVMALMVNNSYSFYTSWNDLLHPGGAALALTSSEHAKGAVPDNEKLVEPTTDGGLETVKDVLPAGKPEEVGRIDSVKVTGPESGMSDQVFVYLPPEYFIPKYARERFPVMLAIGGYPGPSLHLVEGLRLPQTASELERGGRISPTVIVMARPTVAPPRDTECVDVAGGGPRSETWFTKDLPTAMRSAYRVSHSAASWGILGYSTGGSCALRLAMRNPDVFPNAAGLAADYVVPNDRWTDGDLFGGDAQAASRTDLGWRLKNMPAPAANLLVVSTRTEDNYPATEAFLAAAKAAEADHPEFHVDSLFLPDGGHSFETWQRELPAALEWMSDHLVPPQDREPRS from the coding sequence ATGGAACTGACCAGCAGGTCGCTGGTGTACGTACTCACTGCGACCGCTGCCGTGGCGCTGATCGCCACGCTCTGGCTGTGGCCCCGGCTGGCCCGCCAGCGGCCGCTGCCGATGCTCGGCCGGCTCTGCCTGCTGACGGTCACTCAGGTCTCCGTGCTGGCTGTGATGGCGCTCATGGTCAACAACTCGTACAGCTTCTACACGTCCTGGAACGACCTGCTGCACCCCGGCGGGGCCGCGCTCGCGCTGACCAGCTCCGAGCACGCCAAGGGGGCGGTGCCGGACAACGAGAAGCTGGTCGAGCCGACCACCGACGGCGGGCTCGAGACGGTCAAGGACGTGCTGCCGGCCGGCAAGCCGGAGGAGGTCGGCCGGATCGACTCGGTGAAGGTCACCGGCCCGGAGTCCGGCATGTCGGACCAGGTCTTCGTCTACCTGCCGCCGGAGTACTTCATCCCGAAGTACGCGCGCGAACGGTTCCCGGTGATGCTCGCGATCGGCGGCTACCCGGGGCCCTCCCTCCACCTGGTGGAGGGGCTGAGACTGCCGCAGACCGCCTCCGAGCTGGAGCGCGGCGGGCGGATCTCGCCGACGGTGATCGTGATGGCGCGGCCGACCGTCGCGCCGCCGCGCGACACGGAGTGCGTGGACGTGGCGGGCGGCGGGCCGCGTTCGGAGACCTGGTTCACCAAGGACCTGCCGACCGCGATGCGCTCGGCGTACCGGGTGAGCCACTCCGCCGCGTCCTGGGGCATCCTCGGCTACTCCACCGGCGGCAGCTGCGCGCTGCGGCTGGCGATGCGCAACCCGGACGTCTTCCCCAACGCGGCCGGCCTGGCCGCCGACTACGTGGTGCCGAACGACCGGTGGACCGACGGCGACCTGTTCGGCGGCGACGCCCAGGCCGCCAGCCGGACGGACCTGGGCTGGCGGCTGAAGAACATGCCGGCGCCGGCGGCCAACCTGCTGGTGGTCAGTACCAGGACCGAGGACAACTACCCGGCGACCGAGGCGTTCCTGGCGGCGGCCAAGGCGGCCGAGGCCGACCACCCGGAGTTCCACGTGGACTCGCTGTTCCTGCCGGACGGCGGCCACAGCTTCGAGACCTGGCAGCGGGAGCTCCCCGCGGCCCTGGAGTGGATGAGCGACCACCTCGTCCCGCCGCAGGACCGCGAGCCGCGCTCGTAG
- a CDS encoding phosphatidylglycerol lysyltransferase domain-containing protein translates to MQTLRNQAAAVPRAWLPGLVGYACLLIGLLDICSAVFPKLRRTRMHTVAGQLPGATTTLAAVGTLMVGVLLVLLAHALRRRKRRAWRAVCVLLPVGAALHMLRWHQPGPGAVSLALFVVILIHRREFYAKADPRTRWRAAANLVVMGAFSVLLGLLIVSVHPKSELGNPTLVQRLQETVYGLFGFDGPISYGSERITDLVAYSLGALGLLTAFTTGYLALRPEKPEPVLTAEDEVRVRELLARHGERDSLGYFALRRDKSVLFSPSGKAAISYRVVSGVMLASGDPVGDVEAWPGAIKVFMAEAREHAWVPAVMGCSEVGGEVWTREAGLDALELGDEAIVDTATFSLAGRAMRNVRQMVKRIERNGYSCKVRRVGELTLEEKRQIADAAARWRGTDTERGFSMALGRFGDVGDDDCVVVTAHKAPEEGEPAGSDLKAVLHFVPWGPDGISLELMRRDREADPGLNELLIVAALQEVPALGVRRVSLNFAMFRSALARGERIGAGPVLRVWRGLLVFLSRWFQIESLYKFNAKFQPDWEPRFLVYKQTRDLPRIGFAAMQAEAFITLGLPQFGRRRPRPGALPGDGKATLSTVTEAA, encoded by the coding sequence CTGCAGACGCTGCGCAACCAGGCGGCGGCCGTCCCCCGTGCCTGGCTGCCCGGGCTGGTGGGCTACGCCTGCCTCCTGATCGGCCTGCTGGACATCTGCAGCGCCGTCTTCCCGAAGCTTCGCCGCACCAGGATGCACACCGTCGCCGGGCAGCTCCCCGGGGCGACCACCACCCTCGCGGCGGTCGGCACCCTGATGGTCGGCGTCCTGCTGGTGCTGCTGGCGCACGCGCTGCGCCGCCGCAAGCGCCGGGCCTGGCGGGCCGTGTGCGTGCTGCTGCCCGTCGGCGCCGCCCTGCACATGCTGCGCTGGCACCAGCCCGGCCCGGGCGCGGTCTCGCTGGCGCTGTTCGTGGTGATCCTGATCCACCGCCGGGAGTTCTACGCCAAGGCCGACCCGCGCACCCGCTGGCGCGCGGCCGCCAACCTGGTCGTGATGGGCGCCTTCAGCGTGCTGCTCGGCCTGCTGATCGTGAGCGTCCACCCGAAGTCGGAGCTCGGCAACCCCACGCTCGTCCAGCGCCTGCAGGAGACGGTCTACGGCCTCTTCGGCTTCGACGGGCCGATCAGCTACGGCAGCGAGCGGATCACCGACCTCGTCGCGTACTCGCTCGGCGCGCTCGGCCTGCTGACCGCCTTCACCACCGGCTACCTGGCCCTGCGGCCGGAGAAGCCGGAGCCGGTGCTCACCGCGGAGGACGAGGTCCGGGTGCGCGAGCTGCTCGCCCGGCACGGGGAGCGCGACTCGCTCGGCTACTTCGCGCTGCGCCGCGACAAGAGCGTGCTGTTCTCGCCGTCCGGCAAGGCCGCGATCTCCTACCGCGTGGTGTCCGGCGTGATGCTCGCCTCCGGTGACCCGGTCGGCGACGTCGAGGCCTGGCCCGGCGCGATCAAGGTCTTCATGGCGGAGGCCCGCGAGCACGCCTGGGTGCCGGCCGTGATGGGCTGCAGCGAGGTCGGCGGCGAGGTCTGGACCCGCGAGGCGGGCCTGGACGCGCTGGAGCTCGGCGACGAGGCCATCGTCGACACCGCCACCTTCTCGCTGGCCGGCCGGGCCATGCGCAACGTCCGCCAGATGGTCAAGCGGATCGAGCGCAACGGGTACTCCTGCAAGGTCCGCCGGGTCGGCGAGCTCACCCTGGAGGAGAAGCGGCAGATCGCCGACGCCGCCGCCCGCTGGCGCGGCACCGACACCGAGCGCGGGTTCTCGATGGCCCTCGGCCGGTTCGGCGACGTCGGCGACGACGACTGCGTGGTGGTCACCGCCCACAAGGCGCCCGAGGAGGGCGAGCCGGCCGGCAGCGACCTCAAGGCCGTGCTGCACTTCGTCCCGTGGGGGCCGGACGGCATCTCGCTGGAACTGATGCGCCGCGACCGCGAGGCCGACCCCGGCCTCAACGAGCTGCTGATCGTCGCCGCCCTCCAGGAGGTGCCGGCGCTCGGCGTGCGCCGGGTCTCGCTGAACTTCGCGATGTTCCGCTCCGCCCTGGCCCGCGGCGAGCGGATCGGCGCGGGCCCGGTGCTGCGCGTCTGGCGCGGACTGCTGGTGTTCCTCTCCCGCTGGTTCCAGATCGAGTCGCTGTACAAGTTCAACGCCAAGTTCCAGCCCGACTGGGAGCCCCGCTTCCTGGTCTACAAGCAGACCCGGGACCTCCCGCGGATCGGCTTCGCGGCGATGCAGGCGGAGGCCTTCATCACCCTCGGCCTGCCCCAGTTCGGCCGCCGCCGGCCCCGTCCGGGCGCGCTGCCCGGCGACGGCAAGGCCACGCTGAGCACGGTCACCGAGGCGGCCTGA
- a CDS encoding nuclear transport factor 2 family protein: protein MSGEAALEVDREAVLAANQALYEALENGDLEAVEQIWLGAGDADDKGGVVCVHPGWPVLRGRAQVTRSYMLIMMNTEYIQFFLTDVECEVQGDVALVTCTENILSGGEAEEEGELGPLVGGKVVSSNLFRRTPDGWRLWSHHGSPVLTSGDDEDDDEE, encoded by the coding sequence GTGAGCGGCGAGGCGGCCCTGGAGGTCGACCGGGAGGCCGTCCTGGCGGCGAACCAGGCGCTCTACGAGGCGCTCGAGAACGGCGACCTGGAGGCCGTCGAACAGATCTGGCTGGGCGCGGGCGACGCCGACGACAAGGGTGGCGTGGTCTGCGTCCACCCCGGCTGGCCGGTGCTCCGCGGCCGCGCCCAGGTCACCCGGTCGTACATGCTGATCATGATGAACACGGAGTACATCCAGTTCTTCCTGACCGACGTCGAGTGCGAGGTGCAGGGCGATGTGGCCCTTGTCACCTGCACCGAGAACATCCTGTCCGGCGGAGAGGCCGAGGAGGAGGGCGAGCTGGGCCCGCTGGTGGGCGGCAAGGTCGTCTCCAGCAACCTCTTCCGGCGCACCCCCGACGGCTGGCGGCTCTGGTCCCACCACGGCTCACCCGTCCTGACCAGCGGCGACGACGAGGACGACGACGAGGAGTGA
- the folB gene encoding dihydroneopterin aldolase, translating to MDRVTLRGLRARGHHGVFERERVEGQTFVVDLVLYLDTRPAAAGDDLTRTAHYGVIAEEVTAVIAGDPVDLIETLAQRIADRCLTHEAVEEVEVTVHKPDAPITVPFDDVTVTIHRGRA from the coding sequence CTGGACCGCGTCACTCTGCGGGGCCTGCGTGCCCGCGGGCACCACGGCGTCTTCGAGCGGGAGCGCGTCGAGGGCCAGACCTTCGTGGTCGACCTCGTGCTGTACCTGGACACCCGCCCGGCCGCCGCCGGGGACGACCTCACCCGCACCGCGCACTACGGCGTCATCGCCGAGGAGGTCACCGCGGTCATCGCCGGCGACCCGGTCGACCTGATCGAGACGCTCGCCCAGCGGATCGCCGACCGGTGCCTCACCCACGAGGCCGTGGAGGAGGTCGAGGTGACCGTCCACAAGCCGGACGCCCCGATCACCGTCCCGTTCGACGACGTCACCGTCACCATCCACCGGGGCCGCGCGTGA